One window of the Rufibacter radiotolerans genome contains the following:
- a CDS encoding polyamine aminopropyltransferase gives MRISVQALLLFSVFVVATCGLVYELVAGTLASYLLGDSVTQFSTIIGLYLFSMGIGSYLSRFFNKNLIAWFIQIEVLVALVGGFSSTILFLLFDRVASFQMVLYLLVSLTGILVGLEIPLIMRILEDRFEFKELVSKIFTFDYIGALLASVIFPLVLVPHLGLLRTSYFFGLLNAGVALWLCFYFTKELRGIYYLRASCAAAILSLVAGFIMSDRILAFTESLSYADKIIYSVQSPYQKIVLTKNDQGFRLFLNGNLQFSSADEYRYHEALVHPGLNSVASPKKVLVMGGGDGLAVREILRYPSIEKVVLVDLDKAVTELFSSHEVLKNLNQQALLSKKVTVINTDAFQWLKNNKEQFDFVVIDFPDPANYAIGKLYTNTFYKVLRQAIAPDGAAVIQATSPFVAPNAYWCVVNTLTSCGFATLPYHAHVPSFGDWGFVLASPEQKVQVKGQFLAQLKFLDGPTFEQMRTFPKDMPARETEINKLNNQALVRYFEDEWATYIN, from the coding sequence ATGCGAATAAGCGTACAGGCCCTCCTGCTTTTTTCAGTGTTTGTGGTGGCTACCTGCGGGTTGGTATATGAGTTGGTGGCGGGTACGTTGGCCAGTTATCTTTTAGGAGATTCTGTCACGCAATTCTCCACCATTATTGGGCTGTACCTGTTCTCTATGGGTATTGGGAGTTACCTCTCCCGGTTCTTCAACAAGAACCTGATTGCGTGGTTTATCCAGATAGAAGTGCTGGTAGCATTGGTGGGCGGTTTCAGCTCTACCATCCTGTTTCTGCTGTTTGACCGGGTGGCCTCTTTCCAGATGGTGCTTTACCTACTGGTGTCCCTTACGGGAATTCTGGTAGGCCTGGAGATTCCGTTAATCATGCGTATTCTGGAAGACCGGTTTGAGTTCAAGGAACTGGTGTCCAAAATTTTCACCTTTGACTACATAGGGGCCCTGCTGGCGTCTGTGATCTTCCCTTTGGTATTGGTGCCGCATCTGGGCCTGCTCCGGACTTCCTATTTCTTTGGGTTGCTTAATGCGGGCGTGGCCCTTTGGTTATGTTTCTACTTTACAAAAGAGCTTAGGGGCATTTATTATCTACGCGCTTCCTGCGCGGCGGCCATCCTTTCTTTAGTGGCCGGTTTTATCATGAGTGACAGAATTCTAGCGTTCACAGAAAGCCTTTCTTACGCAGATAAGATCATTTATTCTGTTCAGTCACCGTACCAAAAGATTGTGCTCACGAAAAATGACCAAGGGTTCAGGCTGTTTCTGAACGGAAACCTTCAGTTTAGCAGCGCTGATGAATACCGCTATCATGAGGCCTTGGTTCACCCGGGGTTAAACTCGGTTGCCAGCCCTAAAAAGGTACTGGTAATGGGTGGGGGAGATGGTTTGGCGGTCCGTGAAATTTTGCGCTACCCCAGCATAGAAAAAGTGGTATTGGTAGACTTAGATAAAGCCGTCACGGAGCTTTTTTCTAGCCATGAGGTTTTAAAGAACCTGAACCAGCAGGCCCTGCTGTCTAAAAAGGTAACGGTCATTAACACAGATGCCTTTCAATGGCTCAAGAACAACAAGGAGCAGTTTGATTTTGTAGTGATTGACTTCCCAGACCCTGCCAATTATGCCATTGGAAAGCTTTACACCAATACCTTCTACAAAGTATTGCGCCAGGCCATAGCACCCGATGGGGCGGCCGTGATTCAAGCCACTTCCCCGTTCGTGGCCCCCAATGCTTACTGGTGTGTGGTGAATACCTTGACCAGTTGCGGCTTTGCTACACTGCCGTACCACGCCCATGTTCCTTCCTTTGGGGATTGGGGATTTGTGCTGGCCTCTCCGGAACAAAAGGTGCAAGTGAAAGGGCAGTTTCTGGCGCAGCTAAAGTTTCTGGACGGCCCTACCTTTGAACAGATGCGCACCTTTCCCAAAGACATGCCCGCCCGTGAAACCGAAATCAATAAGTTGAACAACCAGGCCCTGGTCCGTTATTTTGAAGACGAATGGGCCACTTACATAAACTAA
- a CDS encoding DUF350 domain-containing protein yields MESLINYKLVSASLLYSFIGIAILFFTFWLLEKVTPENLWKEILEKQNMALATIFAAFIIAIAIIIGASVHG; encoded by the coding sequence ATGGAATCACTCATCAACTACAAGCTGGTTTCGGCATCCTTGCTTTATTCCTTTATAGGGATCGCTATTCTGTTTTTCACGTTTTGGCTGCTGGAGAAGGTAACCCCAGAAAACCTTTGGAAGGAGATTCTGGAGAAACAAAACATGGCGCTGGCCACCATCTTTGCGGCCTTCATTATTGCCATTGCCATTATCATTGGCGCATCTGTACACGGTTAA
- a CDS encoding DUF4178 domain-containing protein, which yields MNGFDVKEKGQLPGTLEVTCPSCKKNLHLITHAQAKNVVCAHCAHLSELQEKGFVPIQSVGREKEEPLLPLGRKGRVNGVLYAVVGFLVYKERNLKYRWREYVLFNPVHGYAFMAESDGHWTFFRFISDFINVNKHISSDIRYLGKNFKLYNKYRTTVTYARGEFFWQITEDENQYSEYVAAPYTLTMSIGREEQNYMLGEHMEPDLVQELFALEGPMPYQVGVGGAEPFSQDFPFHKVRNLALVAAAVLLGIQVLLSVFHQNKVLLDKTYLLTEEEGKGTLMPLPGPTIDIGSSLLGSTNLEVRLRAPVENSWFATGISLLNTKTGREYYVEVGVEFYNGVEGGESWSEGSPGTDQILSAIPSGTYQVYLQPSRDMQPFQSGVPDTFHLRLMQDVPIWSNFWISLLLLAAVPAVQGFREYSFERSRWMNSDYSPYDE from the coding sequence ATGAATGGCTTTGACGTGAAAGAGAAGGGCCAACTGCCCGGCACCCTGGAGGTGACGTGCCCTTCCTGTAAAAAGAACCTGCACCTGATCACGCACGCCCAGGCTAAGAATGTGGTTTGCGCGCACTGTGCCCATCTTTCTGAACTGCAGGAAAAGGGGTTTGTTCCCATTCAATCTGTTGGAAGAGAAAAGGAGGAGCCCTTATTGCCCCTTGGCAGAAAAGGCCGGGTAAATGGGGTGCTGTATGCGGTAGTGGGGTTTTTGGTTTATAAAGAACGAAACCTGAAATACCGGTGGCGCGAATATGTGCTGTTCAATCCGGTGCACGGGTATGCTTTTATGGCAGAGTCAGACGGTCACTGGACCTTTTTCCGGTTTATCTCTGATTTTATCAATGTGAATAAACACATATCGTCAGATATAAGATACCTGGGCAAAAACTTCAAGCTATATAATAAATACCGCACTACGGTCACCTATGCCCGCGGCGAGTTTTTTTGGCAGATCACAGAAGATGAAAACCAGTATAGTGAATATGTAGCTGCCCCGTACACGCTTACCATGTCAATTGGCAGAGAGGAGCAAAACTACATGCTTGGGGAGCATATGGAGCCGGACCTGGTGCAGGAACTCTTCGCCCTTGAGGGTCCCATGCCATACCAGGTTGGGGTAGGCGGGGCCGAACCCTTCTCCCAGGATTTTCCCTTTCATAAAGTAAGAAATCTGGCCTTGGTGGCGGCTGCGGTATTGCTTGGTATTCAGGTACTTCTCTCTGTCTTCCACCAGAATAAGGTTTTGTTAGATAAGACCTACCTGCTGACTGAAGAAGAAGGCAAAGGTACTTTAATGCCTCTTCCTGGTCCTACCATAGACATAGGGTCCTCGCTATTAGGAAGCACCAACCTGGAAGTGCGCCTACGGGCTCCGGTAGAGAACTCCTGGTTTGCCACCGGAATCTCCCTCTTGAATACCAAAACTGGCCGCGAATATTATGTAGAGGTGGGCGTAGAGTTTTACAATGGCGTGGAGGGCGGCGAAAGCTGGAGCGAGGGGAGCCCAGGTACGGATCAGATCCTGTCTGCCATCCCAAGCGGCACTTACCAGGTTTACCTGCAACCTTCCCGTGACATGCAGCCCTTCCAGAGTGGGGTACCAGATACGTTCCATTTACGTCTGATGCAGGACGTACCCATCTGGTCTAACTTCTGGATTTCTTTGTTATTGTTGGCGGCGGTGCCTGCGGTACAGGGGTTCAGGGAATATTCCTTTGAAAGAAGCCGCTGGATGAACAGTGATTACTCCCCTTATGACGAATAG
- a CDS encoding XrtN system VIT domain-containing protein produces MNFEIQSTLQENKLEILPLRQSPKPLLVTGLVCIVVSFGIFLLQDLDMLSEVDNADGMFLFNYLIAAGYFLTILLRKRFSKNKPLPFLDHLMLFLVLGLISDFALNKSMSIFQPSVPWFSGWLVVVSCAMAAFPFRQFLPKGLQYVMVFLLGTGVVLFGYFALYLLPYYAIGAIGAIALGIGLHIFIPLAALLCLLGAARRLAKKDKAVNRVFAVGMLVPVLFSLVYLSVWQAGLEKINRLLSAYQVQDQQDLPRWVFLSQRVPATPIFERLVQTDLVYQSASTDGFDFFGLPNRTFAELQRHDPLVMLATRLFRKPELTTQERIKIMESRLQLRHQAQERLWSGTHLSTSNVITQAQIFPQHRLSYTEKILNVYNNRPGSWGQEEAIYTFHLPEGSVVTSLSLWINGQEEKGYLTTQSKAEKAYKTIVGVEARDPSVVHWQEGNTVSVRVFPCTPQESRQFKIGITSPLRLVNGQLLYQNIPFDGPSAINAPETAVIRVEDPAAKINVPQDFTLSGANRFERHASYDPNWSFKLPAPPLSTQGFSFAGHTYQMAPYTPTFAPFNPARIYLDLNQAWAEEEFNAVYQAAPKPKCSPLRARK; encoded by the coding sequence ATGAACTTTGAAATACAAAGTACTTTACAAGAAAACAAATTAGAAATTCTTCCCCTACGCCAGTCCCCAAAACCGCTGCTGGTCACGGGTCTTGTCTGTATTGTGGTTTCCTTCGGCATTTTCCTTCTCCAGGATCTAGACATGCTAAGCGAGGTAGACAATGCCGATGGGATGTTCCTGTTCAACTACCTCATTGCGGCGGGTTATTTCCTGACCATCCTCCTGCGGAAGCGCTTCAGCAAAAATAAGCCTCTTCCGTTTCTGGACCATCTCATGCTTTTCCTGGTGCTGGGGCTGATCAGTGACTTTGCGCTGAACAAAAGCATGTCCATTTTTCAGCCGTCGGTGCCGTGGTTTTCCGGGTGGCTGGTGGTGGTGTCCTGCGCCATGGCGGCATTTCCTTTCCGGCAGTTTTTACCCAAGGGCTTGCAGTACGTGATGGTGTTTTTGCTGGGCACGGGCGTGGTGCTGTTTGGGTATTTTGCGCTCTACCTTTTGCCGTATTATGCCATTGGGGCCATTGGCGCCATTGCGCTGGGCATTGGCCTGCACATTTTCATTCCGCTGGCGGCCCTACTTTGCCTGTTGGGGGCCGCCCGGCGGTTGGCTAAAAAAGACAAGGCGGTAAATAGGGTTTTCGCGGTGGGCATGCTGGTGCCGGTGCTGTTTTCCTTGGTCTACCTGAGTGTATGGCAAGCCGGCCTGGAGAAAATAAACCGGTTGCTGAGCGCGTACCAGGTGCAGGACCAGCAGGATTTGCCGCGGTGGGTTTTCCTGAGCCAGCGGGTACCGGCCACGCCGATCTTTGAACGACTGGTGCAGACAGATCTGGTGTACCAATCGGCGTCTACTGACGGTTTTGACTTCTTTGGCCTGCCCAACCGCACCTTTGCCGAACTGCAACGCCATGACCCTTTGGTGATGTTGGCCACCCGCCTGTTCCGGAAGCCCGAGTTAACCACCCAGGAGCGCATCAAAATCATGGAAAGCCGCCTACAGCTGCGGCACCAGGCGCAGGAGCGGCTGTGGTCTGGCACGCACCTGTCTACTAGCAACGTCATTACCCAGGCCCAGATTTTCCCCCAGCACCGCCTCAGCTACACAGAGAAAATCCTGAACGTCTACAATAATCGGCCCGGCAGCTGGGGGCAGGAGGAAGCCATTTACACCTTTCACCTTCCTGAGGGCAGCGTGGTGACCTCCCTCTCGCTCTGGATCAACGGGCAGGAAGAAAAAGGCTACCTCACTACCCAAAGCAAAGCCGAAAAAGCCTACAAAACCATTGTGGGCGTAGAAGCCCGGGACCCTTCAGTAGTACACTGGCAGGAAGGCAATACCGTAAGCGTGCGCGTTTTCCCCTGCACGCCCCAGGAAAGCCGGCAATTTAAAATTGGCATCACCTCTCCGTTGCGGCTGGTAAATGGGCAATTGCTCTACCAGAACATCCCCTTTGACGGACCATCTGCTATAAACGCCCCCGAAACCGCGGTCATTCGCGTAGAAGACCCGGCCGCCAAAATAAATGTTCCTCAGGATTTCACGCTTTCAGGCGCTAACCGGTTTGAGCGCCATGCCTCCTATGACCCCAACTGGAGTTTCAAGCTTCCGGCCCCGCCCCTAAGCACCCAAGGTTTCTCTTTTGCCGGCCATACCTACCAAATGGCGCCATATACCCCCACGTTTGCGCCTTTCAATCCTGCCCGTATTTACCTGGACCTGAACCAGGCTTGGGCCGAAGAAGAATTCAATGCAGTATACCAAGCGGCTCCAAAGCCGAAGTGTTCGCCTTTACGGGCACGGAAATGA
- a CDS encoding XrtN system VIT domain-containing protein has translation MTLLTDQNREEIFRQSQALTYSLFPLHLVANPEQALIISKGTENSPNLKDLQDSRFAADFAKTAPKRQPIRFFQLGTLTSPYIKTIKELSVIQHTHGTTAHLASLLREQRFPEPKQNDNSVVLEEAGVTITRTSLSEIESKKPKAPASDHLLRLFAYNHLLQQIGPKYFQKEYLEENLIEEATQANVVSPLSSLVVLETKEDYKRFGITDSKNSLGNASLKSSGAVPEPHEWVLIILVVLVVSFTLLKQRVIS, from the coding sequence ATGACCTTACTCACGGACCAAAACCGGGAGGAGATTTTCCGGCAGAGCCAGGCGTTGACCTACTCGCTGTTCCCACTGCACTTGGTAGCAAACCCCGAGCAGGCCTTGATCATCAGCAAAGGCACCGAGAATTCGCCTAATCTGAAAGATTTGCAAGACAGCCGTTTTGCGGCTGATTTCGCGAAAACGGCCCCAAAACGCCAACCCATCCGGTTCTTCCAGTTGGGCACCCTTACATCGCCTTACATTAAAACCATCAAGGAACTTAGCGTCATCCAGCATACCCATGGCACCACTGCCCACCTGGCTTCTTTGCTCCGGGAGCAGCGTTTCCCAGAGCCGAAGCAAAACGATAATTCCGTAGTGCTGGAAGAAGCCGGAGTTACTATTACCCGCACCAGCCTGTCAGAAATTGAATCTAAAAAACCTAAAGCCCCGGCCTCCGACCACCTGCTGCGGCTTTTCGCTTACAACCACCTTTTGCAGCAGATTGGCCCTAAATATTTCCAGAAGGAATACCTGGAGGAAAACCTGATTGAAGAGGCTACCCAGGCCAACGTAGTGAGTCCGCTGTCAAGTTTGGTGGTGCTGGAAACCAAAGAAGACTATAAACGCTTCGGGATCACGGACAGCAAGAACAGCCTGGGCAACGCCAGCCTGAAATCTTCGGGCGCGGTGCCCGAGCCGCATGAGTGGGTGCTGATCATTCTGGTGGTGTTGGTAGTGTCCTTCACTTTGCTTAAGCAACGGGTAATTTCATGA